One Micromonospora craniellae genomic region harbors:
- a CDS encoding sigma-70 family RNA polymerase sigma factor — translation MSVQERVEADADLEDRMRRVFAANAQPLYYYLLRLTRGQGQLAEDLLQETMLRAWSRLSELPADDATIRRWLFIVARNLSIDVARARAARPTEVYGMDVTWAHSPDDEFDGLLDRFALADVLRKLTPEHRAVLVELYYGDVSVAEAAARIGIPEGTVRSRSFYALRAARGIIGEPAELAA, via the coding sequence GTGAGTGTGCAGGAGCGGGTCGAGGCTGATGCCGACCTCGAAGATCGGATGCGTCGCGTCTTCGCGGCGAACGCCCAGCCGTTGTACTACTACCTTCTCCGGCTGACCCGGGGACAGGGCCAACTCGCCGAGGACCTGTTGCAGGAGACCATGCTGCGGGCCTGGTCCCGGCTGAGCGAACTGCCCGCCGACGACGCCACGATCCGCCGGTGGCTGTTCATCGTGGCGCGGAACCTCTCGATCGACGTGGCCCGCGCCCGGGCCGCCCGCCCGACCGAGGTCTACGGGATGGACGTGACCTGGGCCCACTCGCCGGACGACGAGTTCGACGGCCTGCTCGACCGGTTCGCCCTGGCCGACGTGCTGCGCAAGCTCACCCCGGAACACCGGGCGGTGCTGGTCGAGCTCTACTACGGCGACGTGTCGGTGGCCGAGGCGGCGGCCCGGATCGGCATCCCGGAGGGGACCGTGCGGTCGCGGTCGTTCTACGCTCTGCGCGCCGCCCGGGGCATCATCGGGGAGCCCGCCGAACTGGCGGCGTGA